In Amycolatopsis coloradensis, one genomic interval encodes:
- a CDS encoding hemerythrin domain-containing protein, whose amino-acid sequence MTTTTKHDLVSVITEDHRAFERIFKELESGKGGDRHRKDLADHVIAELVRHSIAEEQHMYPAARKKLPNGDEVADHEIEEHAEAERVMNDLIGLEPTDKRFDQLVGKLIEDVRHHIEEEESDLLPKLQAACSPGELQELGEKVLRAKEIAPTRPHPAAPDRPPANRILAPGTAFIDKIRDALTDRAT is encoded by the coding sequence ATGACCACCACCACGAAACACGACCTCGTCTCGGTGATCACCGAAGACCACCGTGCCTTCGAACGGATCTTCAAGGAGCTCGAATCCGGCAAGGGCGGTGATCGGCACCGCAAGGACCTCGCGGACCACGTGATCGCCGAACTCGTGCGGCATTCGATCGCCGAAGAGCAACATATGTACCCCGCCGCGCGGAAGAAGCTCCCCAACGGCGACGAGGTCGCCGACCACGAGATCGAGGAGCACGCCGAAGCCGAACGCGTGATGAACGACCTCATCGGCCTGGAGCCGACGGACAAGCGGTTCGACCAACTGGTCGGGAAGCTGATCGAGGACGTCCGGCACCACATCGAGGAGGAGGAAAGCGACCTGCTGCCGAAACTGCAGGCCGCCTGCTCGCCGGGAGAATTGCAGGAACTGGGCGAGAAAGTGTTGCGGGCCAAGGAGATCGCCCCGACACGGCCGCACCCCGCCGCCCCGGACCGGCCGCCGGCGAACCGGATCCTGGCGCCGGGGACGGCGTTCATCGACAAGATCCGGGACGCGCTGACGGACCGCGCCACCTGA
- a CDS encoding phosphate signaling complex PhoU family protein: MRDRFHGQLSVLGELLSSMCGMACEELRLANRVFLDRDAEAAAELAAVEAKLNAARTTCEETAQKLLALQAPVARDLRTVLAAVYCADRLERMGDLAQHIADQAARAPEFAVPDALAGRFGEMAGLVGSMAEDLGAAIEGPTAEVFHSLARSDQRVDALYEELMTLVTEPDWPHGVAPAISVALLARFYERFADQAVSVARRVDFALTGELPESSVRDVPAEL, translated from the coding sequence ATGAGGGATCGATTCCATGGTCAACTGAGCGTTCTCGGCGAGCTCCTGTCGAGCATGTGCGGGATGGCTTGCGAGGAACTACGCCTCGCGAACCGGGTCTTCCTCGACCGGGACGCCGAAGCCGCCGCCGAACTCGCGGCCGTCGAGGCGAAACTGAACGCGGCACGGACCACATGCGAGGAGACCGCCCAGAAGCTGCTCGCCCTGCAGGCGCCGGTCGCGCGCGACCTGCGGACCGTGCTCGCGGCGGTGTACTGCGCCGACCGGCTGGAGCGGATGGGCGACCTCGCCCAGCACATCGCGGACCAGGCCGCGCGAGCGCCGGAATTCGCCGTCCCCGACGCGCTCGCCGGCCGGTTCGGCGAGATGGCCGGGCTCGTCGGCTCGATGGCGGAAGATCTCGGCGCGGCGATCGAGGGGCCGACCGCGGAGGTGTTCCACTCGCTCGCCCGGTCCGACCAGCGTGTCGATGCGCTGTACGAAGAGCTGATGACGCTGGTCACGGAGCCGGACTGGCCGCACGGCGTCGCGCCCGCGATCTCGGTGGCGTTGCTGGCGCGGTTCTACGAGCGGTTCGCGGACCAGGCCGTTTCGGTGGCGCGGCGGGTGGACTTCGCGCTGACGGGGGAGCTGCCCGAGTCCTCGGTGCGGGATGTTCCTGCGGAGCTCTGA